One Bacteroidota bacterium genomic window carries:
- a CDS encoding amino acid permease, giving the protein MANLFVKKSLNKLMTEADDTEKGMKRTLSAGNLVALGIGAIIGAGLFVRTAAAAANYAGPAVTIGFIVAGIGCALAGLCYAEFASMIPIAGSAYTYSYATMGEFVAWIIGWDLVLEYALGAATVSIAWSEYLNKLLHIFFDTSIPFEWCHSPFEVSASGASGLINLPALFILFLLTVLLIRGTKESAFVNGLIVITKVAIVILFIGFGWSFINPMNHTPYIPEASLFTDSQGVTHNYGGILGILGAAGVVFFAFIGFDAVSTAAQEAKNPRKDMPIGILGSLVICTILYILFAHVLTGIATVDDFRTQGKEASVSFAIDHYMTGFGWLAKFVTIAILAGFSSVILVMLMGQSRVFYSMSMDGLVPKIFSELHPVFRTPYKSNWLFLIFVGVFAAFVPGDIVGDMTSIGTLFAFILVCAGVWIMRVKHPEIKREFTTPLVPLVPILGILVCSAMIYGLGWTNWLRLAVWMVIGLLIYFVYSVKKSKLNNPEN; this is encoded by the coding sequence ATGGCAAATTTGTTTGTAAAAAAATCCCTCAATAAATTGATGACCGAAGCGGATGATACCGAAAAAGGCATGAAAAGAACCCTTAGTGCCGGTAACTTGGTTGCTTTGGGAATAGGTGCTATTATTGGCGCAGGACTTTTTGTTCGTACGGCAGCAGCAGCAGCTAATTATGCCGGACCAGCAGTTACCATTGGATTTATTGTTGCCGGAATTGGTTGTGCTTTGGCCGGATTGTGTTATGCAGAATTTGCCAGCATGATTCCTATTGCTGGAAGCGCTTATACATACAGCTATGCAACGATGGGCGAATTCGTAGCCTGGATTATTGGGTGGGATTTGGTGTTGGAATATGCATTGGGAGCAGCCACAGTTAGTATTGCCTGGAGTGAATACTTAAATAAATTGTTGCACATATTTTTTGATACGAGTATACCTTTTGAATGGTGCCATTCACCTTTTGAAGTATCGGCAAGCGGTGCATCCGGTTTGATAAATTTACCGGCCTTATTTATTTTGTTCTTATTAACGGTATTATTGATAAGAGGCACAAAAGAATCAGCATTTGTAAACGGACTAATAGTAATAACAAAAGTTGCGATTGTTATTTTATTTATTGGATTTGGATGGTCGTTTATTAATCCCATGAATCATACACCCTATATACCTGAAGCTTCTTTGTTTACTGATTCACAAGGAGTAACGCATAACTATGGCGGCATACTTGGAATACTTGGAGCTGCAGGAGTTGTATTTTTTGCCTTTATCGGATTTGATGCGGTGAGTACTGCTGCACAAGAAGCAAAAAATCCCAGAAAAGATATGCCTATCGGAATTTTAGGTTCTTTAGTGATTTGTACGATTTTGTACATTTTGTTTGCGCATGTTTTAACCGGAATTGCTACAGTTGATGACTTTAGAACTCAAGGAAAAGAAGCTTCTGTTTCTTTCGCAATCGACCATTACATGACCGGCTTTGGTTGGTTAGCTAAGTTTGTAACCATTGCTATTCTTGCCGGATTTTCATCTGTTATTTTAGTGATGTTGATGGGACAATCACGTGTGTTTTATTCGATGAGCATGGATGGTTTAGTTCCAAAAATATTTTCAGAATTGCATCCAGTGTTTCGAACTCCTTATAAATCGAATTGGTTGTTTTTAATTTTTGTTGGAGTATTTGCAGCCTTTGTACCTGGTGATATAGTAGGTGATATGACTAGTATTGGAACACTCTTCGCATTTATTTTAGTATGTGCCGGAGTTTGGATAATGCGTGTTAAACATCCCGAAATAAAACGCGAGTTTACTACTCCACTAGTGCCATTGGTTCCAATTTTAGGTATCCTTGTATGTTCAGCCATGATTTATGGATTGGGATGGACTAATTGGTTGAGATTGGCTGTATGGATGGTTATTGGCTTGTTGATTTATTTTGTATACAGCGTTAAAAAAAGCAAATTGAATAATCCCGAAAATTAA
- a CDS encoding DUF1801 domain-containing protein has product MPPRHKVKISSVVELMPLLPDDQRLITDILRQLVIDTLPEDCKEKISYNVPFFYRKRGICIIWPAAIPGGGISKGVLFGFWYGNKLKDVEKYLDRGTNKQIFYKLYNKPEEINIEALSRLLKEAYAYDEIAVKRKFRTRR; this is encoded by the coding sequence ATGCCTCCGCGTCACAAAGTAAAAATTAGCTCTGTAGTTGAGTTAATGCCATTACTTCCGGATGATCAGCGTTTGATTACAGATATTCTCAGACAACTCGTTATTGATACGCTTCCTGAAGATTGCAAAGAAAAAATCAGTTACAATGTCCCTTTCTTTTATAGGAAACGTGGTATCTGCATAATTTGGCCGGCAGCTATTCCGGGTGGAGGAATAAGTAAAGGTGTTTTATTTGGATTTTGGTACGGAAATAAATTAAAGGATGTTGAGAAATACCTTGATAGAGGTACCAACAAACAAATTTTTTACAAACTATATAATAAGCCTGAAGAAATTAACATTGAAGCACTATCAAGACTTTTGAAAGAAGCTTACGCTTATGATGAAATAGCTGTGAAACGGAAGTTTAGAACAAGGCGTTAA
- a CDS encoding peptidase C1 codes for MPIRMVEDNDNQNSNNNNPPERKKGGGGAGNIIGMLLPLLLRNPKLALIALVLGGGYFLFQKGCSSGAPDQQAQSSYATGCEMKREVYDSAEVFAALSDKEKLPDQVSLQRFCPTPQNQGQQGSCVGWGSAYAARTILQAVATGEDPNQIAFSPSFLYNQIGLEGCQGSYINRAMDNMKHTGAMPYRDFPYDENSCDKLPNSYELQDASKFKMKGYNRLTLNGDDFTVDMQAMKQNLAQGAPVVVGMSVGGTFMREMEGQESWMPSNEDYDKNGFGGHCMCVVGYDEFLNGGSFQLMNSWGTAWGNKGFAWVRYKDFEYFCNEAYGIYPLARTGAVANETRLNCSIGLIDKESGSYIALQNQTQNSFSTLRPLAKGTKFKVEVSNSIECYTYVFAQDTDKSSYVLFPYTPKHSAYCGITGTRIFPRDYSMLVDAIGAKDFMAIVVSKNPIDYKAINNAINNFQASTYVDKINGVLAAELIPAVGFTTNQKVNFECDTKSKNAVALVIAVDKR; via the coding sequence ATGCCTATTCGAATGGTCGAAGACAACGACAATCAAAATTCTAATAACAATAACCCACCTGAGCGGAAAAAGGGTGGAGGTGGAGCGGGTAACATCATTGGAATGTTATTGCCTTTATTACTTCGAAATCCCAAACTTGCGTTGATTGCATTAGTGCTTGGGGGAGGTTATTTTTTATTTCAAAAAGGATGTAGTTCCGGAGCTCCAGATCAACAAGCGCAAAGTAGTTACGCTACAGGCTGCGAAATGAAACGCGAAGTATACGATAGTGCAGAAGTTTTTGCAGCATTATCTGATAAAGAAAAATTACCCGATCAAGTGAGTTTGCAGCGTTTCTGTCCTACTCCTCAGAACCAAGGTCAGCAAGGTTCATGTGTAGGATGGGGAAGTGCCTATGCTGCGCGAACTATTTTGCAAGCTGTAGCTACCGGAGAAGATCCCAATCAAATTGCTTTCAGTCCAAGTTTTTTATACAATCAAATTGGTCTCGAAGGTTGTCAAGGCTCTTATATTAATCGCGCTATGGACAATATGAAACACACAGGTGCAATGCCCTATCGTGATTTTCCATACGATGAAAATAGTTGTGATAAATTGCCCAATAGTTACGAATTACAAGATGCAAGTAAGTTTAAAATGAAAGGCTACAACCGACTTACCCTGAACGGCGATGATTTTACAGTTGACATGCAAGCCATGAAGCAAAACCTCGCACAAGGAGCGCCTGTGGTAGTAGGAATGAGCGTTGGCGGAACATTTATGCGCGAAATGGAAGGACAAGAAAGTTGGATGCCAAGCAATGAGGATTATGATAAAAATGGATTTGGAGGGCATTGCATGTGTGTAGTTGGGTACGACGAGTTTTTAAATGGAGGTTCATTTCAACTCATGAATAGTTGGGGAACAGCATGGGGAAACAAAGGTTTTGCTTGGGTTCGTTACAAAGACTTCGAATATTTTTGTAACGAAGCATACGGTATTTATCCACTTGCCAGAACTGGTGCTGTTGCAAATGAAACTCGTTTAAATTGTTCAATTGGCTTGATTGACAAAGAAAGCGGCAGTTATATAGCACTCCAAAATCAAACGCAAAACTCATTTAGCACGCTTCGTCCGTTGGCAAAAGGGACTAAATTTAAAGTAGAAGTAAGCAATTCAATTGAATGTTATACTTATGTTTTTGCACAAGATACCGATAAAAGTTCCTATGTTTTGTTTCCTTACACACCCAAACATTCGGCCTATTGTGGAATTACCGGAACCCGCATATTTCCTCGCGACTACAGTATGTTGGTGGATGCTATTGGCGCAAAAGATTTTATGGCAATAGTTGTAAGTAAAAACCCAATCGACTACAAAGCCATTAACAATGCAATTAATAATTTTCAAGCTTCAACTTACGTTGATAAAATAAATGGAGTATTGGCAGCTGAACTTATTCCAGCTGTTGGGTTTACTACAAATCAGAAAGTGAATTTCGAATGTGATACGAAGAGTAAAAATGCGGTTGCCTTAGTAATTGCAGTAGACAAACGATAA
- the nhaD gene encoding sodium:proton antiporter NhaD, whose amino-acid sequence MTALLILIFCIGYSLIAIEEWSKINKTAIALITGVLCWVIYTGIASTQVAMPALTHHLSGISEILFFLLGAMTIVELIDAHDGFDVITSQIKTLHKVKLIWMVSLITFFLSALLDNLTSAIVMVSLVRKLMSDTSDRRYFAGMVIIAANAGGAWSPIGDITTTMLWIGGQISAQNCMLKLFLPSLFCLLTPLIYLSFRLKGNVQTPNKSIQNESLQTKVWERNLVFYLALMLLLFVPVFKTLSGMPPYMGILLALSVVWMLVEIVHRKKESEYKVQYSVARALQRIDVPSILFFLGILLAVSSLEAADVLSNFAETIDTRIQSHAMIGILIGLLSAVVDNVPLVAAVMGMYDFPMDHFFWEFLAYCSGTGGSILIIGSAAGVAAMGIEKIEFVWYLKNIGGLALLGFLSGAAVYLFFQSTIY is encoded by the coding sequence ATGACAGCTTTACTCATTCTTATATTTTGTATTGGATATAGCTTAATAGCCATAGAAGAATGGAGCAAAATAAATAAAACAGCAATCGCACTAATTACCGGTGTGCTTTGCTGGGTAATTTATACAGGCATTGCATCAACTCAAGTAGCAATGCCTGCGTTGACCCACCATTTGTCGGGTATTTCGGAAATACTATTTTTTTTACTGGGAGCAATGACCATTGTTGAACTGATTGATGCCCATGATGGCTTTGATGTAATTACGTCGCAGATAAAAACATTACACAAAGTAAAACTGATTTGGATGGTTTCGTTAATCACCTTTTTCCTTTCGGCCCTACTTGATAATTTAACTTCAGCCATTGTAATGGTTTCGCTGGTGCGGAAATTAATGAGCGACACAAGTGATAGACGTTATTTTGCAGGTATGGTTATTATTGCTGCAAATGCCGGTGGAGCTTGGTCACCAATTGGCGATATTACAACTACAATGCTATGGATTGGTGGACAAATTTCGGCGCAAAATTGCATGCTCAAATTGTTTTTGCCCTCTTTATTTTGTTTGTTAACACCCTTAATTTATTTGTCGTTTCGACTGAAAGGAAATGTTCAAACACCTAACAAATCGATTCAAAACGAAAGTTTGCAAACGAAAGTTTGGGAACGGAACCTGGTTTTTTATTTGGCACTCATGCTTTTATTGTTTGTTCCGGTTTTTAAAACACTTAGCGGCATGCCACCTTACATGGGGATTTTGTTAGCATTAAGTGTAGTATGGATGCTGGTAGAAATAGTGCACCGAAAAAAGGAAAGCGAGTATAAAGTTCAGTATTCAGTAGCTCGTGCCTTGCAGCGAATAGATGTTCCAAGTATTTTATTTTTTCTAGGAATTTTATTGGCAGTAAGTAGCCTTGAAGCCGCTGATGTATTGAGTAATTTTGCAGAAACCATTGATACAAGAATTCAGAGTCATGCGATGATTGGTATTTTAATCGGACTGCTATCTGCTGTGGTAGATAATGTTCCTTTAGTTGCTGCAGTGATGGGCATGTATGATTTTCCAATGGATCATTTTTTCTGGGAATTCTTAGCTTATTGCTCCGGTACCGGAGGAAGTATTTTAATTATTGGATCTGCTGCAGGAGTTGCAGCGATGGGTATCGAAAAGATTGAATTTGTTTGGTATTTAAAAAATATTGGAGGCTTAGCGCTTCTTGGCTTCCTTTCGGGAGCGGCTGTATATTTATTCTTTCAAAGTACGATTTATTAA
- a CDS encoding citrate (Si)-synthase, eukaryotic, protein MKDTLKEKFAAKFPTVAAEVKSLVKDHGSFVLGQYTVEQVYQGMKGMLGMVTETSKLDSEIGIKFRGYSIPELREKLPKAPGGTEPLPEGIFYLMLLGELPSVQDVVELGNNWARRSNVPKHVFDIIDKMPSNAHPMTQFSAAIIALQTESLFYSAYRKGINKKDYWDYMYEDSMNLISRLPRIAAYIYRRTYHNGVHIEPDHTLDWAANFAHMLGFEQFDMKRLMRLYLTIHVDHEGGNVSAHATHLVGSALSDAYYSFASGMNGLAGPLHGLANQEVVIWLQKLRADIGGTFPTKQQIAEYIQSTLAAGKVVPGYGHAVLRKTDPRFTAQQEFYRTYIKSDELCEIVQMVYEVAPPILESTGKIKNPWPNVDAHSGALLLHYGLKEYEFYTVIFGVSRALGVLASLIWDRALGHPLERPSSDTTEGIRKKVTAAAK, encoded by the coding sequence ATGAAAGACACACTTAAGGAAAAATTCGCAGCAAAATTTCCTACAGTAGCAGCAGAAGTAAAATCGTTGGTTAAAGACCATGGAAGTTTTGTATTGGGCCAATATACTGTTGAACAAGTATACCAAGGTATGAAAGGTATGTTGGGGATGGTTACTGAAACTTCAAAATTGGATTCAGAAATTGGGATAAAATTCAGAGGATACTCTATTCCTGAATTACGAGAAAAACTTCCAAAAGCTCCGGGAGGTACAGAGCCACTGCCGGAAGGAATTTTTTATTTGATGTTGTTGGGCGAATTACCCAGCGTACAAGACGTAGTGGAATTAGGAAATAATTGGGCACGCAGAAGCAATGTTCCTAAGCATGTTTTTGACATTATCGATAAAATGCCTTCCAATGCGCATCCAATGACCCAGTTTAGTGCTGCAATTATTGCTTTACAAACCGAATCATTATTTTATTCAGCATACCGAAAAGGCATTAATAAAAAAGATTATTGGGATTACATGTATGAAGATTCCATGAATTTAATTTCCCGTTTGCCTCGTATTGCAGCTTATATTTATCGTCGTACCTACCATAATGGAGTGCATATTGAGCCGGATCACACACTTGATTGGGCAGCTAATTTTGCGCACATGTTAGGTTTCGAACAATTTGATATGAAGCGTTTAATGCGGTTGTATTTGACAATACACGTAGATCATGAAGGAGGTAACGTATCAGCACATGCTACGCATTTGGTGGGTTCTGCATTAAGTGATGCGTATTATTCATTTGCATCTGGAATGAATGGATTGGCAGGTCCTTTACATGGATTGGCAAATCAGGAAGTTGTAATTTGGTTGCAAAAATTGAGAGCCGATATTGGCGGAACTTTCCCTACTAAACAACAAATTGCAGAATATATACAGTCCACTTTAGCAGCCGGAAAAGTTGTACCCGGATATGGACATGCTGTATTGCGCAAAACTGATCCACGCTTTACTGCACAACAAGAGTTTTACCGCACCTACATTAAAAGCGATGAATTGTGTGAAATAGTACAAATGGTATATGAAGTAGCACCACCCATATTAGAGTCAACCGGAAAAATTAAAAATCCTTGGCCAAATGTGGATGCGCATTCAGGTGCTTTGCTGTTGCATTATGGTTTAAAAGAATACGAATTTTATACAGTTATTTTTGGAGTATCACGTGCCTTAGGAGTATTAGCTTCGCTTATTTGGGACCGTGCATTAGGCCATCCGCTTGAGCGACCAAGTTCGGATACTACCGAAGGTATTCGTAAAAAAGTTACTGCTGCTGCTAAATAA
- a CDS encoding T9SS type A sorting domain-containing protein translates to MTKVLVLATAFYSCSIVQVFAQSNKIAPSEKKELLHESVDDPYLPNAFQNKKTAPAYRFNSSQIAKRKQVISTNASNSSVFTAQVNVNSIGQNIIGDAANEPSIGVNWKQPGNITIGWRQFDNVLSNFRQAGVASTSDSGQTWNFTGVIEPGIFRSDPVLDTDTGGNFYYNSLTNNPNFFCRVFKSTNGGAAWDTGVAAAGGDKQWMVIDRTNGPSSGNIYSSWNAAFSTCVPYNFTRSQNNGSSFDTCTLVDNEPFWNTMALGTSGELYIAGANALNDSLLLCKSITAQIAGAPIIWEPPSYIFMDGGVQGFTPINPQGLMGQVNVEVDVSNGAGQGNVYVLASVFRNSNFDPGDVMFVRSSDGGVTWSAPIRINDDNSFTNTQWFGTMSVAPNGRIDVIWLDTRDGSGSDSSALYYSYSIDQGVTWSNNEKLSPNFDPHVGYPNQNKMGDYFDMVSDSNGAHLAWANTLNGEQDVYYSYIQPPVGTTIQLLSKVQEFKVSPIPSSGIIYFKNNFGIQQIELIDLVGISISNQNVTAGNVRLDFSSYPKGVYLLKAKGKDGAVFSTKILLN, encoded by the coding sequence ATGACAAAAGTATTGGTACTTGCAACTGCATTTTATTCCTGTTCTATAGTTCAGGTATTTGCTCAATCAAATAAAATTGCGCCTTCTGAAAAAAAGGAATTATTGCATGAATCAGTTGATGATCCCTATCTTCCCAATGCTTTTCAAAATAAAAAAACAGCACCTGCGTATCGTTTCAATTCCTCTCAAATTGCAAAACGTAAACAAGTTATTTCTACTAATGCCAGCAATAGCAGTGTTTTTACGGCTCAGGTGAATGTAAATTCAATTGGTCAAAATATTATTGGTGATGCAGCCAATGAACCAAGTATTGGAGTAAATTGGAAACAACCGGGAAACATTACAATTGGCTGGCGACAATTTGATAATGTACTAAGTAATTTTCGTCAAGCAGGTGTTGCATCTACTTCCGACTCTGGCCAAACATGGAATTTTACTGGGGTTATTGAACCCGGTATATTTAGATCAGATCCTGTTTTAGATACTGATACCGGCGGTAATTTTTATTATAACAGTTTAACTAATAATCCCAACTTTTTTTGCAGAGTTTTTAAAAGTACCAATGGCGGAGCAGCTTGGGATACTGGAGTTGCAGCGGCAGGTGGCGATAAGCAATGGATGGTAATTGATCGCACGAATGGTCCAAGCAGTGGCAATATTTATTCGAGTTGGAATGCAGCTTTCAGCACTTGTGTTCCGTATAATTTTACACGTTCGCAAAACAATGGAAGTAGTTTTGATACTTGTACATTGGTTGATAATGAACCATTTTGGAATACAATGGCATTAGGTACATCGGGTGAATTATACATTGCCGGAGCGAATGCACTCAACGATAGTTTGCTTTTATGCAAGTCAATTACAGCGCAAATTGCAGGTGCTCCAATTATTTGGGAGCCGCCTTCTTATATTTTTATGGATGGTGGAGTTCAAGGATTTACTCCAATTAATCCGCAAGGTTTAATGGGTCAGGTGAACGTGGAAGTTGATGTGTCAAACGGTGCCGGACAAGGAAATGTATATGTGTTGGCATCCGTTTTCAGAAACTCAAATTTTGATCCTGGCGATGTGATGTTTGTGCGAAGCAGCGATGGTGGTGTTACCTGGTCGGCTCCCATTAGAATTAACGACGATAATTCGTTTACAAACACACAATGGTTTGGAACCATGTCGGTTGCGCCAAACGGACGAATTGATGTAATTTGGTTAGATACACGCGATGGTTCCGGAAGTGATTCTTCGGCATTATATTATTCGTATTCTATAGATCAAGGAGTAACTTGGTCGAATAACGAAAAATTATCACCCAATTTTGATCCGCATGTTGGATACCCCAATCAAAATAAAATGGGCGATTATTTCGATATGGTTTCAGATAGCAATGGTGCGCATTTAGCTTGGGCAAATACATTAAACGGTGAGCAAGATGTTTACTACAGTTACATTCAACCACCTGTTGGAACAACCATTCAGTTGCTTTCAAAAGTGCAAGAGTTTAAGGTAAGTCCAATTCCAAGTAGTGGAATTATCTATTTTAAAAACAACTTTGGAATTCAACAAATTGAGTTGATAGATTTAGTAGGTATATCTATTTCAAACCAAAATGTTACTGCAGGAAATGTAAGGCTCGATTTCAGCTCTTATCCCAAAGGTGTGTATTTACTTAAAGCCAAGGGAAAAGATGGAGCTGTTTTCAGTACAAAAATTTTGCTCAACTAG
- the ygiD gene encoding 4,5-DOPA dioxygenase extradiol: MKRNEFIKAAIGLTAMTTLNGLKTATANLKEQENEMPVLFVGHGSPMNAIEENEFSKAWRQVATSIPKPKAILCVSAHWETNGTFVTAMERPKTIHDFGGFPQALFDVQYNAPGSKWLAEETKNSILTVPVGLDESWGLDHGSWSVLKHLYPAADIPVIELSLDYTKDTLYHYNLAKELAGLRKKGVLIIGSGNMVHNFQFAKWGSGGLVETALDWAIEANEEFKKLISQNDFNSLINYRSYSKAFQLAAPSPDHYLPMIYALALRSKKDELSFFNDKVIGGSFSMTSFKLHSS, translated from the coding sequence ATGAAGCGAAATGAATTTATAAAAGCAGCAATAGGGCTTACAGCTATGACAACACTGAATGGGTTAAAAACAGCCACAGCAAATTTAAAAGAGCAAGAAAATGAGATGCCTGTTTTGTTTGTGGGACATGGTTCTCCAATGAATGCAATTGAAGAGAATGAATTTTCGAAAGCTTGGCGACAGGTAGCCACCAGTATTCCAAAACCTAAAGCAATACTTTGTGTTTCGGCTCATTGGGAAACTAACGGAACATTTGTAACAGCAATGGAGCGTCCTAAAACCATTCACGATTTTGGAGGTTTTCCACAAGCATTGTTTGATGTGCAATATAATGCACCCGGTAGTAAGTGGTTAGCCGAGGAAACAAAAAATAGTATACTAACTGTGCCTGTTGGGTTGGATGAAAGTTGGGGATTAGACCATGGTAGCTGGAGTGTGTTGAAGCACCTGTATCCTGCAGCCGATATACCGGTTATAGAATTGAGCTTAGATTATACAAAAGATACCTTGTATCATTACAACCTTGCAAAGGAACTTGCTGGCTTGCGGAAAAAGGGGGTTTTAATTATTGGAAGTGGAAACATGGTTCATAATTTTCAATTTGCAAAATGGGGGAGTGGTGGGCTTGTTGAAACGGCACTTGATTGGGCCATAGAAGCTAATGAAGAGTTTAAAAAATTAATTAGCCAAAACGATTTTAACTCCTTAATTAATTATAGAAGTTACAGCAAAGCCTTTCAGTTGGCAGCGCCCAGCCCCGATCATTATTTGCCAATGATTTATGCGTTGGCATTAAGAAGTAAAAAGGATGAGCTTAGTTTTTTCAATGATAAAGTAATCGGTGGTTCTTTTTCAATGACTTCGTTTAAATTGCATAGCTCATAA
- a CDS encoding NAD(P)-binding domain-containing protein, which produces MKKIGILGTGTVGKTVGTALVKLGYEVKMGSRSSDNALAKEFSETNGSKASNGTFSEAAEFGEILFNCTLGMASIQALNLAGKNVLKGKILIDLSNPLDFSKGMPPSLSVCNTDSLGEQIQKEFADLQVVKTLNIVNCEVMVNPSKSGGEPTMFICGNAASAKEQVLEILHQFGWKDCIDLGDISNARGMEMLLPLWVRTYIATKNGYFGFKVIRQA; this is translated from the coding sequence ATGAAAAAAATTGGCATATTAGGTACCGGAACAGTAGGAAAAACTGTAGGTACTGCTCTAGTAAAATTAGGGTATGAAGTAAAAATGGGTTCGCGCAGCAGCGACAATGCCCTAGCAAAAGAATTTTCCGAAACCAATGGCTCAAAAGCCAGTAATGGAACATTTTCAGAAGCTGCTGAGTTTGGTGAAATCCTGTTTAATTGTACTTTGGGTATGGCTTCAATACAGGCCCTGAACCTTGCAGGAAAAAATGTTTTAAAGGGCAAAATATTAATTGATTTGAGTAATCCACTAGACTTTTCGAAAGGTATGCCTCCTAGTTTAAGTGTGTGTAATACTGATTCATTGGGGGAACAAATTCAAAAAGAGTTTGCTGATTTACAGGTAGTAAAAACCTTGAATATTGTAAATTGCGAAGTGATGGTAAATCCATCAAAATCGGGTGGTGAGCCTACTATGTTTATATGTGGTAATGCGGCATCTGCTAAGGAACAAGTGCTGGAAATATTGCATCAATTCGGATGGAAAGATTGTATTGATTTGGGCGATATCAGCAATGCGCGAGGAATGGAAATGCTTTTACCACTTTGGGTTCGAACATACATTGCTACCAAGAATGGTTATTTTGGATTTAAGGTAATTCGTCAAGCTTAA
- a CDS encoding AI-2E family transporter, whose protein sequence is MNQNPSGQFISKRSLLKILTVSTILFFGILVLYSLKEFIDAALGAVIIYVLFRPMMRWLTETKKWKATYATLLIFFITFISVLAPAFLIASLLIPKFSLFFNNDSFLVQFLHTSDLYLKSNLGIDLLAAENISKIQGSVTTEIADLLGQTFSIFGDIILMYFVLYFMLINVNKLEDGIEKLLPMSKSNLEKFGAELKSMTISNVIGSPLLAIFQGIIASLGFWIFGLPDPVFWGMMAGVFSFIPFIGSAIIWVPAAIFQLSNGLVWQGVAIVIFGLAIISTIDNVFRFVFQKKFADVHPMVTVFGIILGLQLFGLPGFIFGPLIISWLLILIKIYREEYIANSNQIELNQQLDQ, encoded by the coding sequence GTGAATCAAAACCCATCCGGTCAATTTATAAGTAAGCGCTCACTGTTAAAAATACTAACCGTGAGCACCATACTGTTTTTTGGAATACTCGTTTTGTATTCGCTCAAAGAATTTATTGATGCGGCTCTTGGTGCAGTTATTATTTATGTGTTGTTCCGACCAATGATGCGCTGGCTTACCGAAACAAAAAAATGGAAAGCTACTTATGCAACTTTACTCATTTTTTTTATCACTTTTATTAGTGTCTTAGCTCCTGCATTTTTAATAGCTAGCTTGCTGATTCCAAAGTTTAGTTTGTTTTTTAATAATGATTCGTTTCTTGTACAATTCTTACATACTAGCGACTTATACCTAAAATCGAACCTTGGTATTGATTTATTAGCTGCCGAAAACATTAGCAAAATTCAAGGATCTGTAACCACCGAAATTGCAGATTTATTGGGTCAAACCTTTTCCATTTTTGGAGATATCATTTTGATGTATTTCGTTTTGTACTTTATGCTTATCAATGTAAATAAGCTGGAAGATGGCATCGAAAAACTACTTCCTATGTCGAAATCGAATCTAGAAAAATTTGGTGCAGAACTAAAATCAATGACCATTAGCAATGTTATTGGTTCTCCACTATTAGCTATATTTCAAGGAATAATTGCTTCGCTTGGATTTTGGATTTTTGGATTACCAGATCCGGTTTTTTGGGGAATGATGGCAGGTGTTTTTTCATTTATACCATTTATTGGCTCTGCTATTATTTGGGTACCGGCAGCAATCTTCCAATTGAGCAATGGACTTGTTTGGCAAGGTGTTGCCATTGTTATTTTTGGACTTGCGATAATATCAACCATCGACAATGTGTTTCGATTTGTATTCCAAAAAAAGTTTGCGGATGTTCACCCCATGGTTACTGTTTTTGGAATTATTTTAGGCTTGCAACTTTTTGGATTACCCGGATTTATTTTTGGTCCATTGATTATTTCCTGGTTATTAATTTTAATAAAAATATACCGGGAAGAATATATTGCAAATAGCAACCAGATTGAGCTTAACCAGCAATTAGACCAATAA